One part of the Aspergillus luchuensis IFO 4308 DNA, chromosome 5, nearly complete sequence genome encodes these proteins:
- a CDS encoding Zn(II)2Cys6 transcription factor (COG:S;~EggNog:ENOG410PMIS;~InterPro:IPR036864,IPR021858,IPR001138;~PFAM:PF00172,PF11951;~antiSMASH:Cluster_5.19;~go_function: GO:0000981 - DNA-binding transcription factor activity, RNA polymerase II-specific [Evidence IEA];~go_function: GO:0008270 - zinc ion binding [Evidence IEA];~go_process: GO:0006355 - regulation of transcription, DNA-templated [Evidence IEA]) has protein sequence MLSNRILTTCQTSQQASKIALHMMAAATKIPARSLNGCWTCRVRRKKCDETRPTCSRCISLDLECHGYGPRPYWMDNGALQNEQASKFRQMVSQARSRKRRQKLLLSTRPAARVYPFFNVAQDEMQGLTRDSNAAALNNSTLACSTMPLNQLPTPGGTSVFPEEDYATFSKQLEWSQNPSSPSSSVEGLLTPNVLEMQEPGIAWGDMVTSDDFGLALSKTALSDLDDFMWSASLDSPHIQKDPTLSPDPTNLQPTSGMHMLAAATCGQTISWPMTPVDPVSGSKSEDELLMHYLDRVFYIQYPFYHTQDRQGRGWLLSLLRRIEPAYYASLALSELDLLSTSLPQSELPARLTQLRTKDGYYDLALQGMQCIMADSFSWNAQSQFTHNLEGLVSILQLLYWEILAGGTKNWQWLLRLAGNLMPAFIQMRMSSTIHDASSQICPSLPLDNQSPSSEDDCTAKLLLGSFVSLDIIASASTRRAPFLEIDHVQILDHFGISLEILMGCRNSIMALISEVSALDRWKKEAEAARKLSIIELAQRGGQLEERLRRELADLEQVSAPGSLSAWGSSATPGGSRAHPSINKAFGLGAIAYLHVVLSGAHPELPEIAQTVSEAIVVFQMLRDQRLLSSVVWPFCIVGCLAQPDQRPSFRELFTTAEATVGTLAEASRVMEECWQARKSRTSDCDWVSVMNERGDYVLLR, from the exons ATGTTGAGCAACCGGATCCTAACCACTTGTCAAACTTCCCAGCAAGCCAGCAAGATTGCACTGCATATGATGGCTGCAGCCACCAAAATCC CCGCACGAAGCCTCAATGGTTGCTGGACATGCCGTGTACGCCGGAAAAAATGTGATGAGACTCGCCCAACATGCAGCCGATGCATTTCCTTGGATCTCGAGTGTCACGGATACGGTCCGAGGCCGTACTGGATGGACAATGGGGCCCTGCAGAATGAGCAAGCCTCGAAATTCCGGCAGATGGTTAGTCAAGCCcggtcaaggaagagaagacagAAGCTTCTTCTGTCCACTCGCCCAGCAGCCCGCG TCTATCCTTTCTTTAATGTAGCCCAAGACGAAATGCAGGGTCTAACCCGAGACAGTAATGCGGCTGCCCTGAATAATAGTACGCTGGCGTGCAGCACCATGCCTCTCAATCAGCTCCCCACCCCTGGAGGCACCTCGGTCTTCCCTGAGGAAGACTATGCAACGTTCTCCAAGCAATTGGAGTGGTCGCAGAACCCttcgtctccctcctcgtctgTAGAAGGTCTCCTCACCCCAAACGTGCTGGAAATGCAAGAGCCCGGGATTGCATGGGGTGATATGGTGACATCGGACGATTTTGGCTTGGCCTTGAGTAAAACCGCCCTGTCAGATCTGGATGACTTTATGTGGAGCGCATCCCTGGATAGTCCCCACATACAGAAAGACCCTACTTTGTCTCCTGATCCGACAAACCTGCAACCGACGTCGGGAATGCATATGCTTGCAGCTGCAACCTGCGGACAGACCATCTCGTGGCCCATGACCCCCGTTGACCCAGTTTCGGGAAGCAAGTCCGAGGATGAGTTACTGATGCACTACTTGGACCGGGTCTTCTACATCCAGTACCCGTTCTACCATACCCAAGACCGACAAGGAAGGGGTTGGCTTCTCTCACTTTTGCGGCGCATCGAGCCCGCATACTATGCCAGCCTGGCTCTCAGTGAGCTCGACTTGCTCTCGACGTCGCTTCCTCAAAGTGAGCTCCCGGCACGACTGACGCAGCTACGTACCAAAGATGGCTATTACGACCTAGCTCTTCAGGGAATGCAGTGCATCATGGCTGACTCGTTCAGCTGGAATGCACAGAGTCAATTCACGCACAATCTCGAGGGACTCGTTTCAATACTTCAGCTTTTGTATTGGGAG ATACTTGCTGGCGGAACCAAGAACTGGCAatggcttcttcggctggCCGGCAATCTGATGCCTGCATTCATACAAATGCGGATGTCTTCTACAATTCATGACGCATCTAGCCAGATCTGCCCAAGTTTACCGCTGGACAATCAGAGCCCGTCCTCCGAAGACGACTGTACTGCGAAACTCCTCCTTGGCTCTTTTGTGTCGTTGGATATAATCGCTTCTGCTTCTACCCGGCGTGCTCCCTTTCTGGAAATTGATCATGTCCAGATACTGGACCATTTTGGGATTTCTTTAGAAATTCTAATGGGGTGTCGGAACTCAATCATGGCCCTAATCTCGGAAGTTTCCGCGCTGGATCGATGGAAAAAAGAGGCCGAGGCGGCTCGTAAGCTCAGCATCATTGAATTAGCACAGCGTGGTGGGCAATTGGAGGAGCGCCTACGACGGGAACTCGCCGATCTCGAGCAAGTGTCCGCTCCAGGGTCACTATCAGCATGGGGTTCCTCTGCCACCCCAGGTGGTTCCCGGGCTCACCCCAGCATTAACAAGGCGTTTGGGCTCGGAGCCATCGCCTATCTCCACGTTGTGCTCTCCGGGGCTCATCCCGAGCTGCCGGAGATTGCGCAAACTGTTTCCGAAGCCATTGTTGTGTTCCAGATGCTTCGCGATCAGCGACTCCTGTCGAGTGTGGTGTGGCCATTTTGCATCGTAGGCTGCTTAGCGCAGCCCGATCAACGGCCTTCATTCCGGGAGCTCTTCACGACGGCGGAGGCCACAGTCGGAACACTGGCAGAGGCGTCTCGAGTAATGGAGGAGTGTTGGCAGGCAAGGAAAAGTCGGACATCAGATTGCGATTGGGTTTCGGTGATGAATGAGCGCGGAGATTATGTGCTGCTTCGATAG
- a CDS encoding putative MFS drug efflux transporter (COG:G;~EggNog:ENOG410PIBT;~InterPro:IPR020846,IPR011701,IPR036259;~PFAM:PF07690;~SMCOG1005:Drug resistance transporter, EmrB/QacA;~TransMembrane:13 (o91-109i121-140o146-167i179-198o210-229i250-269o281-301i322-342o362-382i389-410o416-438i450-473o527-545i);~antiSMASH:Cluster_5.19;~go_function: GO:0022857 - transmembrane transporter activity [Evidence IEA];~go_process: GO:0055085 - transmembrane transport [Evidence IEA]), with translation MAVDATMNHPSLEKEEGQLSEKSAASNLDSEDQQIDAPKEDEAPPRDITGWKWAIVVAAIYSSQFLFALDNTIVANVQPTIVEDFNAVSKLSWISVAFLIGAASTNLVWGKIFAQFNAKWTYIICIAIFEIGSAVCGSAPTMNAFIVGRAICGFSGAGMYVGLMTMLAVTTSIQERPTYVGGAGFTWGVGTVLGPIIGGAFTDSSAGWRWSFYINLCIGAICAPVYLFMLPNKDPRPGVSLGARAREIDYLGGILTIGAFISGVMAISFGGATYPWNSAKIIGLFCCSGVLFILLGIQQGIPVLTTKERRLFPVEFLRSRTILILFAMTASGGTLIFLPVYMCPLFFQFTRGDSALESGVRLLPFIILMIVAVIGNGAILSTHGLYMPWFLAGGILCLIGSALMYTVGLTTSVAHIYGYTVLIGFGVGLFSQASFSIAQAVAEPHMASSAVGFITCAQISGCTIALAIANALFLNKSVEGIKAVLPNVSSSEVELAITGTGSQLFDGLTEETKNKVLEAIVKALNNSYILSMVAAALVVVLSVFMKREKLFIAGGAGGV, from the coding sequence ATGGCTGTCGACGCCACGATGAACCACCCTTCtttggaaaaggaagagggccAACTCTCTGAAAAATCCGCTGCTTCCAATTTGGACTCGGAGGACCAGCAGATCGATGCTCCtaaggaagatgaagctccTCCGCGCGACATTACAGGCTGGAAATGGGCCATTGTCGTGGCGGCCATCTACAGTTCGCAGTTCCTCTTCGCCCTGGACAACACCATCGTCGCCAACGTCCAACCCACTATCGTCGAGGACTTCAACGCCGTCTCCAAGCTGTCATGGATCAGTGTAGCCTTCCTGATCGGCGCTGCTTCGACCAACCTCGTCTGGGGTAAGATCTTTGCCCAGTTCAACGCCAAATGGACCTACATAATCTGCATCGCCATCTTCGAAATCGGGTCCGCCGTCTGTGGCTCCGCACCCACCATGAATGCCTTCATCGTCGGTCGTGCCATCTGCGGCTTCTCCGGTGCTGGCATGTACGTCGGTCTGATGACCATGCTGGCCGTGACCACCTCCATACAAGAGCGTCCTACGTATGTCGGTGGCGCCGGTTTTACCTGGGGTGTGGGCACCGTTCTGGGTCCCATCATCGGAGGTGCCTTCACTGACTCTTCTGCTGGCTGGCGCTGGTCTTTCTACATCAACTTGTGCATCGGTGCGATTTGCGCCCCTGTCTACCTCTTCATGCTCCCCAACAAGGACCCCCGGCCCGGTGTCAGCCTGGGAGCCCGTGCCCGCGAGATCGACTATCTGGGTGGTATCCTGACCATTGGCGCCTTCATCTCCGGTGTCATGGCCATTTCCTTTGGTGGTGCGACTTATCCCTGGAACTCAGCCAAGATCATCGGTCTGTTCTGCTGCTCGGGTGTGCTCTTCATCCTGCTCGGTATCCAGCAGGGCATTCCTgtcctcaccaccaaggaACGCCGTCTATTCCCTGTCGAGTTCCTCCGCAGTcgcaccatcctcatcctatTCGCCATGACTGCTTCCGGCGGtaccctcatcttccttcccgtCTACATGTGcccgctcttcttccagttcaCGCGCGGTGACTCTGCCCTGGAGTCGGGTGTCCGGCTGCTCCCCTTCATTATTCTGATGATCGTGGCAGTCATTGGCAACGGCGCCATCCTCTCTACCCACGGACTGTACATGCCGTGGTTCTTGGCTGGCGGTATTCTCTGCTTGATTGGTAGCGCGCTGATGTACACTGTGGGCCTCACGACCTCAGTCGCTCACATTTACGGCTACACGGTGCTGATTGGGTTTGGAGTGGGCTTGTTCTCGCAGGCTTCGTTCTCCATTGCACAGGCTGTGGCCGAGCCACATATGGCATCGTCGGCGGTAGGTTTTATTACCTGTGCGCAGATCTCTGGGTGTACGATCGCTCTGGCCATCGCCAATGCACTGTTCCTGAACAAGAGTGTGGAGGGCATCAAGGCCGTTCTGCCCAATGTATCCTCGTCCGAGGTCGAGTTGGCCATTACGGGTACTGGGTCTCAGTTGTTTGACGGACTTACTGAGGAAACGAAGAATAAGGTGTTGGAAGCGATTGTCAAGGCATTGAACAACTCGTATATTCTGTCaatggtggcggcggcgctggtggtggtgctgagtGTGTTCATGAAGCGCGAGAAGCTGTTcattgctggtggtgctggaggtGTCTAG